In one window of Gossypium arboreum isolate Shixiya-1 chromosome 4, ASM2569848v2, whole genome shotgun sequence DNA:
- the LOC128291817 gene encoding uncharacterized protein LOC128291817 gives METWLDIEFVSMELAISKIDEHLLEAKSNNGVQDEKEVEISQKEVDDYDNKCRMFFKPEEIHSTIGEENNEELQRHEDDSGVIPVDHMASSESEAGSEATQEKLVLFEEMKAAEQPVGSEEKEEAKLEKEMNMLLQADAPWKPNVAKIGEDNKVVEENKKLNEMMEKLMEAGKDQLTVISYLTESEGA, from the exons ATGGAAACGTGGCTTGACATTGAATTTGTTTCCATG GAACTAGCCATTTCCAAAATTGATGAGCATTTACTTGAAGCAAAATCAAACAACGGTGTACAGGATGAGAAAGAAGTAGAGATCAGCCAGAAGGAGGTGGACGATTATGACAACAAATGCAGAATGTTCTTTAAACCGGAGGAAATCCACTCAACAATAGGTGAAGAAAATAATGAGGAACTGCAACGACATGAGGATGATTCAGGTGTGATTCCTGTTGAtcatatggcatcatcagaatcaGAAGCAGGAAGCGAAGCAACGCAGGAGAAACTAGTATTGTTTGAGGAGATGAAAGCTGCAGAGCAGCCAGTAGGaagtgaagagaaggaagaagcAAAGCTGGAAAAGGAAATGAACATGCTGCTTCAAGCCGATGCTCCTTGGAAACCAAATGTAGCGAAGATTGGAGAAGATAATAAGGTGGTTGAAGAGAACAAGAAATTGAACGAAATGATGGAGAAACTCATGGAAGCTGGAAAAGATCAACTCACTGTCATATCCTACTTGACTGAGAGTGAAGGAGCTTGA
- the LOC108458413 gene encoding U3 small nucleolar RNA-associated protein 18 homolog: MSLISQNPVSRNKVKFKRDDEVVSINGDINDTENGLESDSEISKLKKRKKEKENQIEVEQEKEIKKLESFLFGSIYSPLEFGKQVEEKAHDVFAQDGSALFFLDSSTNDVELSEESDYEQKTCKERKAVWVDEEEERTVINIAKVNRLRKLRKEEDESVISGLEYVSRLRAQHAKLNPGTEWAKLDSGLRNDHGYDDESSDEEKGVVAASGYGNGEVVDDILRTNEDLVVKSRVKLLPGLLEYSRLVDANAEEPSNGPINSVQFHRNAQLLLAAGLDRRIRFFQIDGKRNTKIQSVFLEDCPIRKASFLPDGSQVIIAGRRKFFYCFDLVKAKVDKIGPLVGREEKSLEVFEISPDSSTIAFLGNEGYILLVSSKTKELIGTLKMNGTVRSLAFADNGNQLLSSGGDGEVYHWDLRTTTCIHKAVDEGCINGTSLCTSPNGRMFAAGSDSGIVNVYNRDEFLGGKRKPIKTVENLTTKVDFMKFNSDAQILAICSTMKKNSLKLIHVPSFTVYSNWPPLNKNLQHPRCQDFSPGGGFMAVGNAAGKVLLYKLHHYNHA, from the coding sequence ATGAGTTTGATATCTCAAAACCCAGTGTCTAGAAACAAGGTGAAGTTTAAAAGGGATGATGAAGTGGTTTCGATTAATGGAGATATCAATGATACTGAGAATGGGTTGGAATCTGATTCTGAAATCTCTAAgttgaaaaagagaaagaaagaaaaagaaaatcagaTTGAGGTTGAGCAGGAGAAAGAAATTAAAAAGCTTGAAAGTTTTCTTTTTGGGTCGATTTATTCCCCCCTTGAATTTGGCAAACAAGTGGAGGAAAAAGCTCACGATGTTTTTGCTCAAGACGGTTCTGCTTTGTTCTTCTTGGACAGTTCCACGAACGATGTGGAATTGTCCGAGGAAAGTGATTATGAACAGAAGACTTGTAAGGAAAGGAAAGCTGTTTGGGTGGATGAGGAGGAGGAAAGAACCGTGATAAACATAGCTAAGGTCAATAGGTTGAGGAAGTTGAGGAAAGAAGAGGATGAGAGTGTGATTTCTGGTTTGGAATATGTTTCGAGATTGAGGGCTCAACATGCTAAGCTGAACCCTGGGACAGAATGGGCCAAGCTAGATTCAGGGTTAAGGAACGATCATGGTTATGATGATGAATCATCTGATGAAGAAAAGGGTGTAGTGGCAGCTTCTGGTTATGGAAACGGTGAAGTTGTTGATGATATTCTTAGAACAAATGAAGATCTTGTGGTGAAGAGTAGGGTTAAATTGTTGCCAGGGCTTCTTGAGTATTCGAGACTCGTGGATGCAAATGCTGAGGAACCTTCCAATGGCCCAATAAATTCAGTTCAGTTCCACAGGAATGCTCAGTTACTACTTGCTGCTGGATTGGATCGAAGGATCAGGTTTTTCCAGATCGATGGTAAACGGAATACCAAAATACAAAGTGTTTTTCTTGAAGATTGTCCGATTCGTAAGGCATCTTTCTTGCCTGATGGTTCCCAGGTCATTATAGCAGGGAGGAGGAAGTTCTTCTACTGTTTTGATTTAGTGAAAGCAAAAGTCGATAAAATAGGACCACTGGTTGGTAGGGAGGAAAAAAGCTTGGAAGTTTTTGAGATTTCCCCCGATTCTAGCACTATTGCATTTTTGGGAAATGAAGGTTATATCTTGTTGGTTTCATCCAAAACAAAGGAGCTGATTGGAACACTTAAAATGAACGGAACAGTCCGCTCTCTAGCTTTTGCTGATAATGGGAACCAATTATTGAGCTCTGGAGGGGATGGAGAAGTCTACCATTGGGACTTGAGAACTACAACATGCATCCATAAGGCCGTTGATGAAGGCTGCATTAATGGTACGTCTCTTTGTACATCACCAAATGGAAGAATGTTTGCCGCTGGTTCTGATAGCGGGATAGTAAACGTTTACAATAGGGATGAATTTTTGGGAGGTAAAAGGAAACCAATCAAGACAGTCGAGAATCTAACCACCAAAGTCGATTTTATGAAGTTTAATAGTGATGCTCAAATACTAGCTATCTGTTCTACCATGAAGAAAAACAGTTTAAAGCTGATACATGTCCCATCATTTACAGTCTACTCTAATTGGCCTCCACTGAATAAGAACTTACAGCATCCCCGCTGTCAGGATTTCAGCCCTGGTGGTGGTTTCATGGCTGTTGGAAATGCCGCCGGCAAAGTGCTACTATACAAGTTGCATCACTACAATCATGCATAG
- the LOC128291895 gene encoding protein CYSTEINE-RICH TRANSMEMBRANE MODULE 11-like: MSDPKYAFSYAAQGYYQGPPVAYPYPAQFYYHQGPPVMAPPPQYAAPPPRPGFLEGCLTALRCCCLIGECCSDSSIFPVS; this comes from the coding sequence ATGAGTGATCCCAAGTATGCTTTTTCTTACGCTGCTCAAGGTTATTATCAAGGTCCCCCAGTTGCTTATCCTTACCCTGCTCAATTTTATTATCATCAAGGTCCCCCAGTCATGGCACCACCTCCACAGTATGCTGCTCCACCTCCAAGGCCTGGTTTCCTTGAGGGCTGTCTCACGGCTTTGCGTTGCTGCTGTCTAATTGGTGAGTGCTGCTCTGATTCTTCCATATTCCCTGTGAGCTGA
- the LOC108457954 gene encoding protein CYSTEINE-RICH TRANSMEMBRANE MODULE 11-like — translation MSDPKYAYPYPAQGYYQGPPVMAPPPHYAAAPPQYAAPPPQNAAPPLRPGFLEGCLAALRCCCLIGECCDGSSIIPAS, via the coding sequence ATGAGTGATCCCAAATATGCTTATCCTTACCCTGCTCAAGGTTATTACCAAGGTCCACCAGTGATGGCACCACCTCCACATTATGCTGCTGCACCTCCACAGTATGCTGCTCCACCTCCACAGAATGCTGCTCCGCCTCTAAGGCCTGGTTTCCTTGAGGGCTGTCTCGCGGCTTTGCGTTGCTGCTGTCTGATTGGTGAGTGCTGCGATGGTTCTTCCATTATCCCTGCGAGCTGA
- the LOC108457953 gene encoding F-box protein SKIP5 isoform X2, producing MEVEELEKRKSRKIPSSSPSSPSSALINNLDDGCLMHIFSFLSPIPDRYNTALVCHRWCYLACHPRLWLRVDRSVQDFSEPGVFPNIEEAVSAARPGDTILIAAGGSHLASNIQIKKPLCLIGGGELPDETNVICLRGSDSALEFLSTCKLTNLTVKAELGCCLLHRSGRLIIDECILQCESNPLDYLSCPIVSTAGSGVFPSNLKSDGDSISVSHTRIEGGAKAVLTSGDLALQQVRVIYARTCLYFWFDVDCR from the exons ATGGAGGTAGAAGAGCTAGAGAAGAGAAAGTCCAGAAAGATTCCgtcttcttctccttcttctcCTTCTTCAGCTCTTATAAATAACCTTGATGATGGCTGCCTTATGCATATTTTCAGCTTCTTATCTCCCATTCCAG ATCGGTATAACACCGCCCTCGTTTGCCACAGATGGTGTTATTTGGCATGTCACCCTCGACTGTGGCTGCGAGTCGATAGATCCGTTCAGGATTTTTCTGAACCTGGTGTTTTCCCCAATATTGAAGAAGCTGTGTCTGCAGCTAG ACCTGGCGACACTATTTTAATTGCAGCTGGCGGCAGTCATCTTGCCTCTAATATTCAGATTAAAAAACCTCTCTGCCTG ATCGGCGGAGGTGAGCTTCCTGATGAAACAAATGTCATCTGTTTGCGAGGTTCAGACAG TGCATTGGAGTTTCTATCAACCTGCAAGCTGACAAACTTAACGGTGAAGGCGGAGCTAGGTTGCTGCTTGCTTCATAGGAGTGGAAGGCTAATTATAGATGAATGCATACTTCAGTGTGAATCAAACCCGTTGGACTATCTGTCATGCCCGATCGTGAGTACAGCCGGAAGTGGGGTGTTTCCCTCCAACCTGAAGAGTGATGGTGATAGCATTTCTGTATCGCACACTCGGATTGAAGGAGGTGCAAAGGCTGTTTTGACGAGTGGAGATCTAGCACTACAGCAAGTTCGTGTCATTTATGCTCGAACTTGTCTCTATTTCTGGTTCGACGTTGATTGTAGATAA
- the LOC108457953 gene encoding F-box protein SKIP5 isoform X1 translates to MEVEELEKRKSRKIPSSSPSSPSSALINNLDDGCLMHIFSFLSPIPDRYNTALVCHRWCYLACHPRLWLRVDRSVQDFSEPGVFPNIEEAVSAARPGDTILIAAGGSHLASNIQIKKPLCLIGGGELPDETNVICLRGSDREKQPARLCCSFWWSSALEFLSTCKLTNLTVKAELGCCLLHRSGRLIIDECILQCESNPLDYLSCPIVSTAGSGVFPSNLKSDGDSISVSHTRIEGGAKAVLTSGDLALQQVRVIYARTCLYFWFDVDCR, encoded by the exons ATGGAGGTAGAAGAGCTAGAGAAGAGAAAGTCCAGAAAGATTCCgtcttcttctccttcttctcCTTCTTCAGCTCTTATAAATAACCTTGATGATGGCTGCCTTATGCATATTTTCAGCTTCTTATCTCCCATTCCAG ATCGGTATAACACCGCCCTCGTTTGCCACAGATGGTGTTATTTGGCATGTCACCCTCGACTGTGGCTGCGAGTCGATAGATCCGTTCAGGATTTTTCTGAACCTGGTGTTTTCCCCAATATTGAAGAAGCTGTGTCTGCAGCTAG ACCTGGCGACACTATTTTAATTGCAGCTGGCGGCAGTCATCTTGCCTCTAATATTCAGATTAAAAAACCTCTCTGCCTG ATCGGCGGAGGTGAGCTTCCTGATGAAACAAATGTCATCTGTTTGCGAGGTTCAGACAG agAGAAACAACCTGCACGTTTGTGCTGTTCGTTTTGGTGGAGCAGTGCATTGGAGTTTCTATCAACCTGCAAGCTGACAAACTTAACGGTGAAGGCGGAGCTAGGTTGCTGCTTGCTTCATAGGAGTGGAAGGCTAATTATAGATGAATGCATACTTCAGTGTGAATCAAACCCGTTGGACTATCTGTCATGCCCGATCGTGAGTACAGCCGGAAGTGGGGTGTTTCCCTCCAACCTGAAGAGTGATGGTGATAGCATTTCTGTATCGCACACTCGGATTGAAGGAGGTGCAAAGGCTGTTTTGACGAGTGGAGATCTAGCACTACAGCAAGTTCGTGTCATTTATGCTCGAACTTGTCTCTATTTCTGGTTCGACGTTGATTGTAGATAA
- the LOC108460048 gene encoding protein CYSTEINE-RICH TRANSMEMBRANE MODULE 11-like gives MSDPKYAYPYPAQGHYEGPPVPKMSDPKYAYPYPAQGHYEGPPVMAPPPQYAAPPPQYAAPPPQYAAPPPRPGFLEGCLAALRCCCLIGECCSDSSILPES, from the coding sequence ATGAGTGATCCCAAGTATGCTTATCCTTACCCTGCTCAAGGTCATTATGAAGGTCCTCCAGTTCCAAAAATGAGTGATCCCAAGTATGCTTATCCTTACCCTGCTCAAGGTCATTATGAAGGTCCTCCAGTCATGGCTCCACCTCCACAATATGCTGCTCCACCTCCACAATATGCTGCTCCACCTCCGCAGTATGCTGCTCCACCTCCAAGACCTGGTTTCCTTGAGGGTTGTCTCGCGGCTTTGCGTTGCTGCTGTCTAATTGGTGAGTGCTGCTCTGATTCTTCCATACTCCCTGAGAGCTGA